The proteins below come from a single Bacteroidales bacterium WCE2004 genomic window:
- a CDS encoding HAMP domain-containing protein codes for MIWTKNRKEWFAAALLVVGVALFISSLRDTQAPGDTSRVARRVERVLERRAARLDGYLTRALAQDPAGWLSLEGLPRDFVVYRYCKDTLQSWCHEFPMSNDRIDIRTLVPYVSSSGNSAESPLLQVSDSLGFCNLGTRWYLAKWAGDANVRVFAGMELTNDSAARRSSRTSRYLRLPARFTIRPLSASGGTAVVVAGRPQFKIVQETLGGAGRDATPLLWISIAVILIAFLLFLSAGRTRRRFFSVAFGAVVLLAGLYFWGRFSRNRVLIFSPILYAGGDVLYSLGAVILVNLTVLMCAGCAYMVRKKVWAWMNTRTRRIAMLIGVLALVAGVIVYSQSALRSIILNSGFSLEIYKLGQLSPFCVVVYLSFITLLLSVPLLLQVAAPALPRFGHRSYNAFSLSSRVVYAVAIAAYLVVTAGVLGFHKERDRMGLMATRLSFDRDISLELHLRRMEAMIADDNYLYLTSQSQFPWAELSIQNYVASRYFMGFARDYLVTTRLFNSYNNTREAADEFNSSVRDGVAISDNSHFMYAQNENGRPYYVGVFLYLDGRGDVSRVLVRLERRDTRGGRGYAGILGFTSPGQVTLPSGYSFARYSVRDLKSYKGNYPYPTRLDEQLFVELYGSQADHVRRDGYTHFFYVVGQDEGVIISRPSIGVLSYVMASILVALLSFLILSVVVIGRGRAPVFRQSYFKSRISWVLLTSLLLTLLAMALMSVLFVYSRNTSNRQTVMSDKISSIMAMMNTGMQSMPAPNSDSWRQSLYILIERVGGETASDITLYDPSGRLLATTTQLFYDQLMVAQRIDGTAYYNITYRNLRHYIQQERIGQQKFYSMYAPLFAKDGTLVAILCSPYNEETYDFEEDAVMHSLTILSLFLLFLLMSLFMVSRIVDRMFKPLSEMSSKMSCADLESLEYIEYDRSDEISSIVQAYNRMVTELSESSRKLAQAERDKAWSGMARQVAHEIKNPLTPMKLQLQRVIRLKQKGDPAWETRFEEASQVILDHIDILTDTANEFSTFAKLYTEEPTDIALDKLLREEISMFDNKDNITFDYLGLDGVVVSGPKPQLTRVFVNLLGNAVQAIGDAPDGRVVVSLRKSGQDGFYDIVVEDNGPGVSDEHIERLFTPNFTTKNGGSGLGLAISRSILERCGATISYSRSFSLGGACFTVHYPI; via the coding sequence ATGATCTGGACCAAGAATAGGAAGGAATGGTTCGCTGCGGCGCTGCTCGTGGTGGGCGTCGCCCTGTTCATCTCGTCGCTCCGCGATACGCAGGCGCCGGGCGACACGTCGCGCGTGGCGCGGCGCGTCGAGCGTGTGCTCGAGCGCCGGGCGGCGCGCCTGGACGGCTACCTGACGCGGGCGCTGGCCCAGGATCCCGCCGGATGGCTCTCGCTGGAAGGCCTGCCGCGCGATTTCGTGGTGTACCGCTATTGCAAGGACACGCTCCAGTCCTGGTGCCACGAATTCCCGATGAGCAACGACCGGATCGACATCCGGACCCTGGTCCCGTATGTCTCGTCTTCCGGCAACTCGGCCGAATCCCCGCTCCTGCAGGTGTCCGATTCGCTCGGATTCTGCAATCTGGGCACCCGCTGGTATCTCGCCAAGTGGGCGGGAGACGCCAATGTGCGGGTATTCGCCGGCATGGAGCTTACCAACGATTCCGCTGCGCGGCGGAGTTCCCGGACCAGCCGCTATCTGCGCCTGCCGGCGCGTTTCACCATCCGGCCGCTCTCCGCGAGCGGGGGCACGGCCGTGGTCGTGGCCGGCCGCCCGCAGTTCAAGATCGTCCAGGAGACGCTGGGCGGCGCGGGCCGCGACGCTACGCCGCTGCTGTGGATCTCCATCGCCGTCATCCTGATCGCTTTCCTGCTGTTCCTGTCCGCCGGGCGGACCCGCCGCCGCTTCTTCAGTGTGGCCTTCGGCGCGGTCGTGCTGCTGGCCGGGCTGTATTTCTGGGGCCGTTTCTCGCGCAACCGCGTGCTGATCTTCTCTCCGATCCTGTATGCGGGCGGCGATGTCCTGTATTCGCTGGGCGCCGTGATCCTGGTCAACCTGACCGTGCTGATGTGCGCCGGATGCGCCTACATGGTCCGCAAGAAGGTGTGGGCGTGGATGAACACGCGCACCCGCCGGATCGCGATGCTGATCGGCGTGCTGGCCCTGGTCGCCGGCGTGATCGTCTATTCGCAGTCGGCGCTCCGGAGCATCATCCTCAATTCCGGCTTCTCGCTGGAGATCTACAAGCTCGGGCAGCTGTCGCCGTTCTGCGTCGTCGTCTACCTGTCGTTCATCACGCTACTCCTCAGCGTGCCGCTGCTGCTGCAGGTCGCCGCGCCGGCGCTGCCGCGCTTCGGCCACCGCTCCTACAACGCCTTCTCGCTGAGCAGCCGTGTCGTGTACGCGGTGGCGATCGCGGCCTACCTGGTGGTGACGGCCGGCGTGCTGGGCTTCCACAAGGAGCGCGACCGGATGGGCCTGATGGCCACGCGCCTGTCGTTCGACCGCGACATCTCGCTGGAGCTCCACCTGCGCCGGATGGAGGCGATGATCGCGGACGACAACTATCTGTACCTGACTTCCCAGTCGCAGTTCCCCTGGGCGGAGCTGTCGATCCAGAATTATGTGGCGAGCCGCTATTTCATGGGCTTCGCCCGGGATTATCTCGTCACGACCCGCCTCTTCAACAGCTACAACAACACCCGCGAGGCGGCCGACGAATTCAATTCTTCCGTCCGTGACGGCGTGGCAATCTCCGACAATTCCCACTTCATGTATGCCCAGAACGAGAACGGCCGGCCGTATTATGTCGGCGTGTTCCTCTATCTGGACGGCCGCGGCGACGTCTCGCGCGTCCTGGTCCGGCTGGAACGGCGCGACACCCGCGGCGGCCGCGGCTATGCCGGCATCCTGGGCTTCACGTCGCCGGGGCAGGTGACCCTGCCTTCCGGCTATTCCTTCGCCCGCTATTCCGTCCGCGACCTCAAGTCCTACAAGGGCAATTATCCTTATCCGACGCGGCTGGACGAGCAGCTCTTCGTCGAGCTGTATGGCTCGCAGGCCGACCATGTCCGCCGGGACGGCTATACCCATTTCTTCTACGTGGTGGGGCAGGACGAGGGCGTCATCATCTCCCGGCCCAGCATCGGCGTGCTGTCCTATGTCATGGCCAGCATCCTGGTGGCGCTGCTGTCCTTCCTGATCCTGTCCGTGGTGGTGATCGGACGCGGCCGGGCGCCGGTCTTCCGGCAGTCCTACTTCAAGTCCCGCATCTCCTGGGTGCTGCTCACCTCGCTGCTGCTCACCCTGCTCGCCATGGCGCTGATGAGCGTGCTCTTCGTCTATTCGCGCAACACGAGCAACCGCCAGACGGTGATGTCCGACAAGATCAGTTCGATCATGGCGATGATGAATACGGGCATGCAGAGCATGCCGGCGCCGAACAGCGACAGCTGGCGGCAGTCGCTGTATATCCTGATCGAACGGGTGGGGGGCGAGACGGCCTCCGACATCACGCTGTATGATCCTTCGGGCCGTCTGCTGGCCACCACGACGCAGCTGTTCTACGACCAGCTGATGGTGGCGCAGCGCATTGACGGCACGGCCTACTACAACATCACCTACCGCAATCTCCGGCACTACATCCAGCAGGAGCGGATCGGGCAGCAGAAGTTCTACAGCATGTATGCACCGCTGTTCGCGAAGGACGGCACGCTGGTCGCGATCCTGTGCTCGCCGTACAACGAAGAGACCTACGACTTCGAGGAAGACGCCGTGATGCACTCGCTGACCATCCTCTCGCTGTTCCTGCTCTTCCTGCTGATGTCGCTCTTCATGGTGTCCCGCATCGTGGACAGGATGTTCAAGCCGCTGAGCGAGATGAGTTCCAAGATGTCCTGCGCCGACCTCGAATCGCTGGAATATATCGAATACGACCGCTCCGACGAGATCTCGTCGATCGTGCAGGCCTACAACCGCATGGTGACGGAGCTGTCCGAGAGCTCGCGCAAGCTGGCGCAGGCGGAGCGCGACAAGGCGTGGAGCGGCATGGCGCGCCAGGTGGCGCACGAGATCAAGAATCCGCTCACGCCGATGAAGCTCCAGCTCCAGCGCGTGATCCGGCTCAAGCAGAAGGGCGACCCTGCCTGGGAGACCCGTTTCGAGGAGGCCAGCCAGGTGATCCTGGACCACATCGACATCCTCACCGACACGGCCAACGAGTTCTCGACCTTCGCCAAGCTCTATACTGAAGAGCCGACGGACATCGCCCTGGACAAGCTGCTGCGCGAAGAGATCTCGATGTTCGACAACAAGGACAACATCACCTTCGACTACCTCGGCCTGGATGGCGTGGTGGTCAGCGGCCCGAAGCCGCAGCTCACGCGCGTGTTCGTCAACCTGCTCGGCAACGCCGTGCAGGCCATCGGCGACGCGCCGGACGGCCGCGTGGTGGTGTCGCTGCGCAAGTCGGGCCAGGACGGCTTCTACGACATCGTCGTGGAAGACAACGGTCCGGGCGTGTCCGACGAACACATCGAGCGGCTCTTCACCCCGAATTTCACCACCAAGAACGGTGGGTCCGGCCTCGGTCTCGCCATCAGCCGGAGCATCCTGGAGCGCTGCGGCGCGACCATCTCTTATAGCCGTTCCTTCTCGCTGGGCGGCGCCTGCTTCACGGTCCATTATCCAATCTAA
- a CDS encoding 23S rRNA (pseudouridine1915-N3)-methyltransferase has protein sequence MRITLITVGKTDIPWVREGLEMYVSRLGHYVPFTLREIPELKGVSALTKDQIKEREGELVLKLVKPADEVVLLDEHGREYRSLEFADWLGRRMAGSGRDLVFVIGGAYGFSQAVYARAEGKLSLSKMTYSHQLVRTIFAEQLYRAFTILRGEPYHHE, from the coding sequence ATGCGAATCACTTTGATCACGGTCGGCAAGACGGATATTCCGTGGGTGCGCGAAGGGCTGGAGATGTATGTCTCCCGGCTGGGGCACTATGTGCCGTTCACGCTCCGGGAGATCCCGGAACTGAAAGGCGTGTCCGCGCTGACCAAAGACCAGATCAAGGAGCGTGAAGGCGAGCTGGTCCTCAAGCTGGTCAAGCCGGCCGACGAGGTGGTCCTGCTGGACGAGCACGGCAGGGAATACCGCTCGCTGGAGTTCGCCGACTGGCTGGGCCGCCGGATGGCGGGCTCGGGCCGCGACCTGGTGTTCGTCATCGGCGGGGCCTACGGATTCAGCCAGGCGGTCTATGCGCGTGCCGAAGGCAAGCTCTCGCTGTCGAAGATGACGTATTCGCATCAGCTTGTGAGAACGATTTTTGCAGAACAACTGTACCGGGCCTTCACCATCCTGCGCGGAGAGCCCTACCATCACGAATGA
- a CDS encoding translation elongation factor P (EF-P), translated as MATTADFKNGLFLKYNGKPCQIVWFQHVKPGKGPAFVKTKLRNLENGNILENTFTAGLKIETIDVERRPYQFLYAEEDGFNFMHEETYEQILLPKDVVENSDLMKEGQHVEMMFVVGEERCLTCELPTYVTLEVTYSEPAVKGNTASTSALKEVTLETGAKVMVPLFIETGEKINVNTADRSYGGRA; from the coding sequence ATGGCAACAACAGCTGATTTTAAGAACGGACTGTTCCTCAAGTACAACGGCAAACCGTGCCAGATCGTTTGGTTCCAGCATGTCAAGCCGGGCAAGGGCCCCGCTTTCGTGAAGACCAAGCTCCGCAACCTGGAGAACGGCAACATCCTTGAGAACACCTTCACCGCCGGCCTCAAGATCGAGACGATCGATGTAGAGCGCCGTCCCTACCAGTTCCTCTATGCCGAGGAAGATGGCTTCAACTTCATGCACGAAGAGACTTACGAGCAGATCCTCCTGCCGAAGGACGTCGTCGAGAACTCCGACCTGATGAAAGAAGGCCAGCACGTTGAAATGATGTTCGTCGTGGGCGAAGAGCGCTGCCTCACCTGCGAACTTCCGACCTACGTCACCCTCGAGGTCACGTACTCCGAGCCCGCCGTCAAGGGCAACACCGCCTCCACCTCCGCCCTTAAGGAGGTCACCCTCGAGACGGGTGCCAAGGTGATGGTCCCGCTCTTCATCGAGACCGGCGAGAAGATCAACGTAAACACCGCTGACCGTTCCTACGGCGGCCGCGCATAA
- a CDS encoding 4-hydroxy-3-methylbut-2-enyl diphosphate reductase yields MIQVEIDPHSGFCGGVIRAIGTAEQSLTEGARLYSLGAIVHNEEELARLEARGLVTIDREDLRKMDGAVAGRAVLIRAHGEPPQVYDRVRELGLRLIDCTCPVVLRLQRDIREAHARLAATGGQIVIFGKIGHPEVLGLVGQVDGGVTVVENPDQLREKIAAGAIRPDCDIELFSQTTMSPEGYGQVRDILQGEMRTGARLSVHDTICRQVASRQRELAEFAREHDVVVFVAGRESSNGKVLCELCRRANVRTYHIGSVAALRREWFRPDDRVGVCGATSTPKWLLEEVAAAIKDLQ; encoded by the coding sequence ATGATCCAGGTCGAGATCGACCCCCATTCCGGATTTTGCGGCGGCGTAATCCGCGCCATCGGCACGGCGGAGCAGTCCCTCACGGAAGGCGCCCGCCTTTATTCGCTGGGGGCCATCGTCCACAACGAAGAAGAACTCGCCCGCCTGGAAGCGCGCGGGCTTGTGACCATCGACCGGGAAGACCTCCGGAAGATGGACGGGGCGGTGGCGGGCCGGGCCGTCCTGATCCGGGCGCACGGCGAGCCGCCGCAGGTCTATGACCGCGTGCGCGAGCTGGGCCTGCGCCTGATCGACTGCACCTGCCCGGTGGTGCTCCGCCTGCAGCGCGACATCCGCGAGGCGCACGCCCGCCTGGCTGCGACCGGCGGGCAGATCGTCATCTTCGGCAAGATCGGCCATCCCGAGGTCCTCGGCCTCGTGGGGCAGGTGGACGGCGGGGTGACGGTGGTCGAAAATCCCGACCAGCTGCGGGAGAAGATCGCCGCCGGCGCCATCCGGCCCGACTGCGACATCGAACTCTTCTCCCAGACCACGATGAGCCCGGAGGGCTACGGGCAGGTCCGCGACATCCTGCAGGGAGAGATGCGGACGGGCGCCCGCCTGTCGGTCCACGATACCATCTGCCGGCAGGTCGCGTCCCGCCAGCGCGAACTGGCCGAATTCGCCCGGGAGCACGACGTGGTCGTGTTCGTGGCCGGGCGGGAGAGCTCCAACGGCAAGGTCCTGTGCGAGCTGTGCCGGCGCGCCAACGTCCGCACCTACCACATCGGTTCGGTGGCCGCGCTGCGCCGCGAATGGTTCCGTCCGGACGACCGCGTGGGAGTCTGCGGAGCCACCTCCACGCCCAAGTGGCTGCTGGAGGAAGTGGCCGCCGCCATCAAAGATTTGCAATAG
- a CDS encoding cytidylate kinase, whose amino-acid sequence MRIPDITIAVDGYSSTGKSTFARLIAQAFDFLYLDSGAMYRGVTLYAQENGLISPDNVIDPALEKALETLDLHFGQGTVLFMGERNIEKLIRTMEVSSQVSPIATVPYVRQYVDRRLHEFAASGRVVMDGRDIGTTVFPHAELKIFMTARPEVRAQRRFDEMAAKGQNPVFEEVLKNLQERDYIDSHREASPLRRAADSFELNNSDMGLTEEIAWVEGLIRGKFGLLDAPEEIPGLGEDKSGTV is encoded by the coding sequence ATGCGGATTCCTGATATTACCATTGCCGTTGACGGCTATTCTTCTACCGGCAAGAGCACGTTCGCGCGGCTGATCGCGCAGGCTTTCGATTTCCTGTACCTGGACTCCGGCGCGATGTATCGCGGCGTGACGCTCTATGCGCAGGAGAACGGCCTGATCTCGCCGGACAACGTCATCGACCCGGCGCTGGAGAAGGCCCTGGAGACGCTCGACCTGCATTTCGGGCAGGGCACCGTCCTCTTCATGGGCGAGCGCAACATCGAGAAACTGATCCGCACGATGGAGGTTTCCTCCCAGGTGAGTCCCATCGCCACCGTGCCCTACGTGCGCCAGTACGTCGACCGCCGGCTGCACGAATTCGCCGCTTCCGGCCGCGTCGTGATGGACGGCCGCGACATCGGCACCACCGTCTTCCCGCACGCCGAGCTCAAGATCTTCATGACCGCCCGGCCGGAAGTACGCGCACAGCGCCGCTTCGACGAGATGGCCGCCAAGGGACAGAACCCCGTCTTCGAGGAGGTCCTCAAGAACCTCCAGGAGCGCGACTACATCGACTCGCACCGCGAAGCTTCCCCGCTGCGCCGTGCGGCGGACTCTTTCGAACTGAACAACTCCGACATGGGTCTCACGGAAGAGATCGCGTGGGTGGAGGGCCTGATCCGCGGCAAATTCGGCCTGCTGGATGCGCCGGAAGAGATTCCCGGGCTCGGGGAGGACAAAAGCGGCACGGTATGA
- a CDS encoding lipopolysaccharide export system ATP-binding protein — protein sequence MKLRCENLVKKYGVRTVVKGVSMEVEQGEIVGFLGPNGAGKTTSFYMITGQIVPNDGRVFLDDEEITGLPMYQRAQKGIGYLPQDASVFRKMSVEDNIVSVMEMRGIPRAERERRLESLIDEFNLSKVRKSLGIQLSGGERRRCEIARALAIDPKFILLDEPFAGVDPIAVEDIQYIIAKLKYRNIGVIITDHNVGETLAITDRAYLLYEGTILQQGTPEALAADEDVRTKYLGSGFILKRSVSVERARTEYEKTKAQ from the coding sequence ATGAAACTTCGCTGCGAAAACCTGGTCAAGAAATATGGCGTCCGCACGGTCGTCAAAGGCGTTTCGATGGAAGTGGAGCAGGGCGAGATCGTCGGCTTCCTCGGCCCCAACGGCGCCGGCAAGACCACCAGCTTCTATATGATCACCGGCCAGATCGTCCCGAACGACGGCCGCGTCTTCCTGGACGACGAAGAGATCACCGGGCTTCCGATGTATCAGCGTGCCCAGAAAGGCATCGGCTACCTGCCGCAGGACGCCTCCGTGTTCCGCAAGATGAGCGTCGAGGACAACATCGTGTCCGTGATGGAGATGCGCGGCATCCCGCGCGCCGAGCGCGAACGCCGCCTGGAGTCGCTGATCGACGAATTCAACCTCTCCAAGGTCCGCAAGTCGCTGGGCATCCAGCTCTCCGGCGGCGAGCGCCGCCGCTGCGAGATCGCCCGCGCCCTTGCGATCGACCCCAAGTTCATCCTGCTGGACGAGCCCTTCGCCGGCGTCGATCCGATCGCCGTGGAGGACATCCAGTACATCATCGCCAAGCTCAAATACCGCAACATCGGCGTCATCATCACCGACCACAACGTCGGCGAGACCCTCGCCATCACGGACCGCGCCTACCTGCTCTACGAGGGCACCATCCTCCAGCAGGGCACGCCCGAAGCCCTCGCCGCGGACGAAGACGTCCGCACCAAATACCTCGGCTCCGGCTTCATCCTCAAGCGCTCCGTCTCCGTCGAGCGCGCCCGCACCGAATACGAAAAGACAAAAGCACAGTAA
- a CDS encoding DNA polymerase III, tau subunit, with product MSDYVVSARKYRPDSFESLIGQDNIARTLKNSILRGQLAHAYLFCGPRGVGKTSAARIFAKTINCANPGPDLEPCGECDSCRSFAEGRSYCIHELDAASNNGVDDIKNLMDQVQIPPQVGRYSVYIIDEVHMLSASAFNAFLKTLEEPPAHAIFILATTEKHKILPTILSRCQTYDFNRIGVPDIVRNLRDIAGKEGITADDESLHVIAHKADGAMRDALTLFDQTVAFCGKDIHSADVIRNLGVLDYDYGFRLVDASLAGDYASSLLLLDEVLSKGFNASHFVAAVSSHLRDLLVSRTGGLESLLDLPDSLKARYKEQGARCSVKWLYDALGITTACEAGFRLATNPRLHIEFALMKLAFLQNAPASQPVASNTSGSGAAAPAKSEQPARIGELPPETSGGAGPLPQTAISNTSGSGAAAPGNFASLIPPTAAQRVPPVYEATGGHGFQEQHSATAPATEGKPAVEEKPAEEKKPRRARKSAASLSLSALMNDEEPEVMPATEEKNEGEKPLPGDEELAAKWKDLVAMYGTQPRLANALANANLSFGEDGGRKVVYFTVTNEAQKKWIEERVLRDLEGRFARIVDCGKLRLEPTVVPEEEQGKRIYMPSEKAEDLMSKNEEVRNLVVDLALDIK from the coding sequence ATGTCAGACTACGTTGTATCAGCTCGCAAGTACCGTCCCGACTCTTTCGAGTCGCTGATCGGACAGGACAACATCGCGCGGACCCTCAAGAATTCGATCCTGCGCGGGCAGCTCGCGCACGCTTATCTGTTCTGCGGCCCGCGGGGCGTCGGCAAGACGAGCGCGGCGCGCATCTTCGCCAAGACCATCAACTGCGCCAACCCGGGGCCCGATCTCGAGCCCTGCGGCGAGTGCGATTCCTGCCGTTCGTTCGCGGAGGGCAGGTCGTACTGCATCCACGAGCTGGATGCGGCCTCCAACAACGGAGTGGATGACATCAAGAACCTGATGGACCAGGTGCAGATCCCGCCCCAGGTGGGACGCTACTCGGTCTATATCATCGATGAGGTGCACATGCTCTCCGCGTCGGCGTTCAACGCCTTCCTCAAGACCCTCGAGGAGCCGCCGGCACACGCGATCTTCATCCTCGCGACCACGGAGAAGCACAAGATCCTCCCGACCATCCTGAGCCGCTGCCAGACCTACGATTTCAACCGCATCGGCGTGCCGGACATCGTCCGCAACCTGCGGGACATCGCCGGCAAGGAGGGGATCACGGCCGACGACGAGTCGCTGCACGTGATCGCGCACAAGGCCGACGGCGCCATGCGCGACGCCCTGACGCTCTTCGACCAGACGGTCGCTTTCTGCGGCAAGGACATCCACAGCGCGGACGTGATCCGCAACCTGGGCGTGCTGGATTATGACTACGGCTTCCGCCTGGTGGACGCGTCCCTTGCCGGGGACTATGCGTCTTCGCTGCTGCTGTTGGACGAGGTCCTCTCGAAGGGCTTCAACGCCTCGCATTTCGTGGCCGCGGTCAGTTCGCACCTGCGCGACCTGCTGGTGAGCCGCACGGGCGGCCTGGAGTCGCTGCTGGACCTGCCGGATTCGTTGAAGGCGAGGTACAAGGAGCAGGGCGCGCGCTGCAGCGTCAAGTGGCTGTATGATGCGCTCGGCATCACGACCGCCTGTGAGGCCGGTTTCCGCCTCGCCACCAACCCCCGTCTCCATATCGAATTCGCCCTGATGAAGCTGGCGTTCCTGCAGAACGCTCCCGCTTCCCAGCCGGTTGCTTCCAATACGAGCGGTAGCGGAGCTGCTGCTCCTGCCAAGTCGGAACAGCCTGCGCGGATCGGCGAACTGCCTCCGGAGACGTCCGGTGGTGCCGGACCCCTCCCACAGACTGCTATCTCCAATACGAGCGGTAGCGGAGCTGCTGCTCCCGGAAACTTCGCTTCGCTCATCCCCCCCACTGCTGCGCAGCGGGTCCCCCCCGTTTACGAGGCCACGGGTGGCCACGGTTTCCAGGAGCAGCACTCCGCTACCGCTCCGGCAACGGAGGGAAAGCCTGCAGTTGAGGAGAAGCCGGCGGAGGAGAAGAAGCCGCGGCGGGCCAGGAAGTCCGCGGCGTCGCTGTCGCTGAGCGCGCTGATGAACGACGAGGAGCCGGAGGTGATGCCTGCGACGGAGGAGAAGAACGAAGGGGAGAAGCCGCTGCCGGGCGACGAGGAGCTCGCGGCGAAGTGGAAGGACCTGGTCGCCATGTATGGCACCCAGCCCCGCCTTGCCAACGCCCTCGCCAACGCTAACCTGTCCTTCGGCGAAGACGGCGGCCGCAAGGTCGTCTACTTCACCGTGACCAACGAAGCCCAGAAGAAATGGATCGAGGAGCGGGTTCTCCGCGACCTCGAAGGCCGTTTCGCCAGGATCGTGGATTGCGGCAAGCTCCGCCTGGAGCCTACCGTGGTGCCGGAAGAGGAGCAGGGCAAGCGCATCTATATGCCTTCCGAGAAGGCCGAAGACCTGATGAGCAAGAACGAAGAGGTCCGCAACCTGGTGGTCGACCTCGCACTGGATATCAAATAA
- a CDS encoding DNA-binding transcriptional response regulator, NtrC family, contains REC, AAA-type ATPase, and a Fis-type DNA-binding domains — MKVLIVDDERAIRNSLGEILTDEGYEVDTAEDGAVALEKVGKEKFDVIFCDIKMPGMDGVEVLGKFVEMGLDAAVVMISGHADIDTAVDCIKKGAFDFVQKPLDLNRVLITIKNATDKVSLTTQNKALKKKVYGADMIGESEPMQHIREMISKVAPTDARVLVIGPNGSGKELVARNLHQLSNRSAMPFVEVNCAAIPSELIESELFGHEKGSFTSAIKQHKGKFEQADGGTLFLDEIGDMSLAAQAKVLRVLQEKKLSRVGSDKDIEVDVRVIAATNKDLQAEIAKGNFREDLYHRLSVIVFRVPSLDERRDDIPLLVNHFLAKYTEGGKARSFSPEAVELLKQKHWPGNIRELDNVVDRLLILGGEPVSADDVKTYVNL, encoded by the coding sequence ATGAAAGTTCTGATTGTAGATGACGAGCGGGCAATCCGCAATTCGCTGGGGGAGATCCTCACCGACGAAGGTTATGAAGTAGATACGGCCGAGGACGGCGCCGTGGCGCTGGAGAAGGTCGGCAAGGAGAAGTTCGACGTGATCTTCTGCGACATCAAGATGCCCGGCATGGACGGCGTCGAGGTGCTCGGGAAGTTCGTGGAGATGGGCCTGGACGCCGCCGTGGTGATGATTTCCGGCCACGCCGACATCGACACGGCCGTGGATTGCATCAAGAAGGGCGCCTTCGACTTCGTGCAGAAGCCGCTGGACCTCAACCGCGTCCTCATCACGATCAAGAACGCCACCGACAAGGTCAGCCTCACCACGCAGAACAAGGCCCTCAAGAAGAAGGTCTACGGCGCCGACATGATCGGCGAATCCGAGCCGATGCAGCACATCCGCGAGATGATCTCCAAGGTGGCGCCCACCGACGCGCGCGTGCTGGTGATCGGGCCCAACGGCTCCGGCAAGGAGCTGGTGGCCCGCAACCTCCACCAGCTGAGTAACCGCAGCGCAATGCCGTTCGTGGAGGTGAACTGCGCTGCCATCCCCAGCGAGCTCATCGAGAGCGAGCTGTTCGGCCACGAGAAGGGCTCCTTCACGTCCGCCATCAAGCAGCACAAGGGCAAGTTCGAGCAGGCCGACGGCGGCACGCTCTTCCTCGACGAGATCGGCGACATGAGCCTCGCCGCGCAGGCCAAGGTGCTGCGCGTGCTGCAGGAGAAGAAGCTTTCCCGCGTGGGCTCCGACAAGGACATCGAGGTGGACGTCCGCGTGATCGCGGCGACCAACAAGGACCTCCAGGCCGAGATCGCCAAGGGCAATTTCCGCGAGGACCTCTACCACCGCCTGAGCGTGATCGTCTTCCGCGTGCCGTCCCTGGATGAGCGCCGCGACGACATCCCGCTGCTGGTCAATCACTTCCTGGCGAAATACACCGAGGGCGGCAAGGCCCGCAGCTTCTCGCCAGAGGCCGTCGAACTGCTGAAGCAGAAGCACTGGCCCGGCAATATCCGTGAGCTGGACAACGTGGTGGACCGCCTGTTGATTCTCGGCGGCGAACCCGTCTCCGCCGACGACGTCAAGACCTACGTCAATCTTTGA